GTTTTCAGTGCCCGCGCGCAAGCGCGATCCGATGCGCGTACGCTCGATCACGTACCAAACGACGAAACACACCACGATCGAGAACAAGATCACAAAGAGACGGTATTTGGGGAACATCATGAAGCCGAGGTTCACCACGCCCCGCAGGCTTTCCGGCATGCCGGGATAGGGCGTACCCGACGCATTGAAGAAGTTGATAAACAGCCCTTGCAACACCAGCGTCACACCGAATGTCAGCAAAAGCGAATAGATCGGATCAAGCTTATACAAGCGACGCAGCATGAACCGCTCTATCAGCATTCCGAAACAGGCCACCAGAACAGGTACAAGGATCAGCGACGGCCAAAAGCCAATCGAAAACGAGCTGATGCCTATCCAAATACCCAGGTAGGAATATAAGATCAGCGCAAGGAATGCGCCCAACATATACAACGCGCCATGCGCGAAATTGACCACATTCAGCAGGCCGAAAATCACTGCCAGCCCAAGGCTGAGCATCGCGTAGAACACGCCATTGTTGAGGCCCAACATCCCTTGGGCGAGGATCAATCGAAGCAACGGGTCCATACTGATCCCTCCTTATACGCTGAGATAATGGTTCAGGCGGTCCATACTTATCGCCACATCGGCAGCTTCGATCGTGTCGACGACCGCCCCGTGTTCGATAACGTAGTGGCGGTCTGCCAAGGGGGCGGCGAAGCGAAAGTTCTGCTCCACCAACACGATCGTATAGCCGCGTGATTTGAGATCACGAATGACCCGGCCCAGCGTCTTCACAATGACGGGGGCCAGCCCTTCGGTGATCTCATCAAGCAACAACAAGCGCGCGCCGGTACGCAGGATGCGCGCAATGGCCAGCATTTGCTGTTCGCCCCCCGACAGGCGCGTCCCCATCCGTTTGCGCACGGTCGCAAGGTTGGGGAACATTTCGAACAGCTCCTCAATCGACATCCCTTCCGCTCCCACGGCGGGCGGAAGCATCAAGTTTTCCTCGACGGTCAGAGAAGCAAATATCCCGCGCTCTTCCGGACAAAAACCGATACGGCCATCGGGTGTAATCCGATGCGCGGGTTTTTTGATGAACTCTGCCCCGCCGATCTGGATCGAGCCTTCACGCCGATCAACCATGCCCATGATAGAACGCAGCGTGGTGGATCGACCCGCGCCATTGCGCCCCAACAAGGTGATCAGCTGGCCCTCGCCCAGTTCCAGATCAAGCCCGTGCAAGACATGGGATTCCCCGTACCACGCATGTAGATT
The Pseudooceanicola algae genome window above contains:
- a CDS encoding ABC transporter ATP-binding protein, translating into MSSATLVKPMLKIENLHAWYGESHVLHGLDLELGEGQLITLLGRNGAGRSTTLRSIMGMVDRREGSIQIGGAEFIKKPAHRITPDGRIGFCPEERGIFASLTVEENLMLPPAVGAEGMSIEELFEMFPNLATVRKRMGTRLSGGEQQMLAIARILRTGARLLLLDEITEGLAPVIVKTLGRVIRDLKSRGYTIVLVEQNFRFAAPLADRHYVIEHGAVVDTIEAADVAISMDRLNHYLSV
- a CDS encoding branched-chain amino acid ABC transporter permease, with product MDPLLRLILAQGMLGLNNGVFYAMLSLGLAVIFGLLNVVNFAHGALYMLGAFLALILYSYLGIWIGISSFSIGFWPSLILVPVLVACFGMLIERFMLRRLYKLDPIYSLLLTFGVTLVLQGLFINFFNASGTPYPGMPESLRGVVNLGFMMFPKYRLFVILFSIVVCFVVWYVIERTRIGSRLRAGTENPELVKAFGINVPLMVMLTFGFGTGLAGLAGVLAAPIYSVSPLMGANLIIVIFAVVVIGGMGSIAGAVVTGFALGLVEGMTKVFYAPAANTVIFLLMVIVLLVRPNGLFGRSS